A region of Lacinutrix sp. Hel_I_90 DNA encodes the following proteins:
- the hpf gene encoding ribosome hibernation-promoting factor, HPF/YfiA family, which yields MKVNTQSVNFNADPKLITFIQKRMDKLEQYYDKVIKSDVYLKVENTSGKANKIFEARVSVPGDSFVVKKQCKTFEEGVDVAVASFERQLKKRKDKLRA from the coding sequence ATGAAGGTGAACACACAATCAGTTAATTTTAACGCAGACCCAAAATTAATTACATTCATTCAAAAAAGAATGGATAAATTAGAACAGTATTATGATAAAGTCATAAAATCAGATGTGTATTTAAAGGTTGAAAACACTAGCGGCAAAGCAAATAAAATATTTGAAGCCCGAGTTAGTGTTCCAGGAGACAGTTTTGTAGTTAAAAAGCAATGCAAAACATTTGAAGAAGGAGTAGATGTTGCCGTTGCATCATTCGAAAGACAATTAAAAAAGCGAAAAGACAAATTAAGAGCATAA